A genomic segment from uncultured Alistipes sp. encodes:
- a CDS encoding 3-phosphoglycerate dehydrogenase, with protein MKILVATEKPFARKAVDGIREIVEQAGYELALLEKYTDKGQLLEAVADADGIIIRSDKITAEVIAAAKNLRIVVRAGAGYDNVDLAAATERGIVVMNTPGQNSNAVAELAVAMMIYMSRNRFTPGTGSEIQGKTLGIHAYGNVGKLVGRKGKALGMKVIAYDPFITDGAVFAADGVEQVTSAEELYKRADFLSLHIPATPQTVGSIGYDLLMSMPKGATLVNTARKEVIDEAGLLRALTEREDLKYITDIAAGNQAELDEKFGKRVFATPKKMGAETAEANINAGLAAARQIVDFLKNGNRKFQVNR; from the coding sequence ATGAAGATTCTGGTAGCAACGGAGAAGCCTTTTGCCAGGAAGGCGGTCGACGGAATCCGCGAGATCGTCGAACAGGCCGGTTACGAACTGGCACTCCTCGAAAAGTATACCGACAAGGGCCAGCTGCTCGAAGCCGTGGCCGATGCCGACGGCATCATTATCCGCAGCGACAAGATCACCGCGGAGGTGATCGCCGCGGCGAAAAACCTCCGCATCGTGGTGCGGGCCGGCGCAGGTTACGACAACGTCGACCTGGCGGCCGCTACGGAGCGCGGCATCGTGGTGATGAACACCCCGGGTCAGAACTCCAACGCCGTGGCCGAACTGGCCGTGGCGATGATGATCTACATGTCGCGCAACCGCTTCACGCCCGGTACGGGCTCGGAGATCCAGGGCAAGACGCTCGGCATCCACGCCTACGGCAACGTCGGCAAACTGGTCGGCCGCAAGGGCAAGGCCCTGGGCATGAAGGTCATCGCCTACGATCCCTTCATCACGGACGGTGCGGTCTTCGCGGCCGACGGTGTGGAGCAGGTGACCTCGGCCGAGGAGCTCTACAAGCGGGCTGACTTCCTCTCGCTGCACATCCCCGCCACGCCGCAGACCGTCGGCTCGATCGGCTACGACCTGCTGATGTCGATGCCCAAGGGCGCCACGCTGGTCAACACTGCCCGCAAGGAGGTGATCGACGAGGCCGGGCTGCTGCGTGCGCTGACCGAACGCGAGGATCTGAAATACATCACCGACATCGCGGCCGGAAATCAGGCCGAGCTGGACGAGAAGTTCGGCAAACGGGTCTTCGCCACCCCGAAGAAGATGGGGGCCGAGACCGCCGAGGCGAACATCAACGCCGGCCTGGCCGCGGCCCGTCAGATCGTGGACTTCCTGAAGAACGGCAACCGGAAATTCCAGGTCAACAGGTAG